Proteins found in one Miscanthus floridulus cultivar M001 chromosome 4, ASM1932011v1, whole genome shotgun sequence genomic segment:
- the LOC136551995 gene encoding WPP domain-interacting protein 2-like, with protein MDSGANSVGESVGESPAPAPATEPEPQTRPAEPVTKGLGLRRWRRIPREQHHEGSPASPGTGTGAGASAGEDLAAQLHKRRYGPAADESKGKQDAAAEEVESSVASVESSFVPLEASPPPAPALTRLDPILGHLIATAGFSVGAGGADSDNSDDRTSKLSTAASAPRHDFSSVGFGRERDRARARATGAAHGKGIRSARVRGASVRGASSPAEAENSRSSVESNLRSSNAAHARRSSAGVTSNGVHKVLFPDGHQSDDEPPSGDLRYATGGFYKENGSVVGRLGNCDSDSNNHIFDEASVGKFGNEGTHSGLDPYAESVALLQSAQEALENEIQKLVAIRKETDEDSTSNQSEIEWSSSPVEELNEKIKMLESKLEEATMVISEQDSKILELDALSQVQPQNTIACNNDLLSLHSDVDQLLLEKMEAEIQCFILTRASQDWKLLTMDQFALNEAQKSLPADHKSLETKLRHAENRVMMLEEMVDKLESQCKELSETSEVLKLQARASRASLFCSVQFVLLCIAIGTILVRFLPSSPDIVPT; from the exons ATGGATTCCGGCGCCAACAGCGTCGGCGAGTCGGTGGGCGAGTCGCCGGCGCCAGCGCCGGCGACGGAGCCGGAGCCGCAGACACGGCCGGCCGAACCGGTCACCAAGGGCCTCGGGCTCCGCCGGTGGCGCCGTATCCCGCGCGAGCAGCACCACGAGGGGTCTCCGGCGAGCCCCGGGACCGGTACCGGCGCTGGAGCTAGCGCGGGTGAGGACTTGGCGGCGCAGCTTCACAAGCGTCGTTACGGTCCTGCCGCCGACGAGTCCAAGGGAAAGCAGGACGCGGCTGCAGAGGAGGTCGAGAGCTCGGTCGCGTCCGTGGAGTCCAGCTTCGTGCCGCTGGAGGCGTCcccaccgccggcgccggcgctgacTAGGTTGGACCCGATTCTGGGCCACCTGATTGCCACCGCCGGTTTCTCGGTGGGAGCTGGCGGCGCCGATTCGGACAACAGCGACGACCGCACCAGCAAGTTGTCCACGGCCGCCAGCGCGCCGCGCCACGACTTCTCGTCCGTCGGCTTCGGCCGGGAGCGCGACAGGGCGCGAGCCCGCGCCACCGGCGCGGCTCACGGCAAGGGCATTCGTTCTGCTCGTGTGCGCGGCGCTAGTGTGCGCGGCGCCTCCTCCCCTGCTGAAGCAGAGAATTCTCGCTCCAGCGTCGAGTCCAACCTCCGAAGCTCTAACGCTGCTCATGCGCGGCGATCTAGTGCTGGCGTCACAAGCAACGGTGTTCACAAGGTTCTATTCCCTGATGGTCATCAAAGTGACGACGAACCTCCAAGTGGGGACCTGCGGTATGCTACAGGAGGTTTCTACAAGGAGAATGGGAGTGTAGTAGGGAGATTGGGGAACTGTGACTCCGATTCCAACAATCATATCTTTGATGAAGCGAGTGTCGGCAAGTTTGGGAATGAAGGGACTCATTCAGGTTTGGATCCGTATGCTGAGTCGGTAGCGTTGCTTCAGTCGGCACAAGAAGCGCTTGAGAATG AGATCCAAAAGCTTGTGGCAATCAGGAAAGAAACTGACGAAGATTCCACAAGTAACCAAAGTGAAATAGAATGGAGCAGCTCACCTGTAGAAGAATTAAATGAGAAGATAAAGATGCTCGAGTCAAAGCTGGAAGAAGCCACCATGGTCATCAGTGAGCAGGATTCAAAAATACTTGAACTAGATGCACTCAGCCAAGTACAACCACAGAATACCATAGCATGTAACAACGATCTGCTGTCTCTACATTCTGATGTAGACCAATTGCTCTTGGAGAAGATGGAGGCAGAGATTCAGTGTTTTATCCTTACAAGAGCTTCACAGGATTGGAAACTCCTGACCATGGATCAATTTGCTCTTAACGAGGCACAGAAATCCCTTCCGGCGGATCACAAATCCTTAGAAACTAAACTGAGGCACGCCGAGAACAGGGTgatgatgctggaggagatggtgGATAAACTAGAGTCACAATGCAAGGAGCTCTCCGAGACTTCAGAAGTTCTGAAGCTGCAGGCCAGAGCTAGCAGAGCCTCCTTGTTCTGCTCGGTCCAGTTTGTGCTGCTATGCATAGCCATCGGTACCATCCTCGTTCGCTTCCTGCCCTCTTCTCCGGACATTGTACCTACTTGA
- the LOC136551993 gene encoding photosystem I reaction center subunit V, chloroplastic-like has product MASSTTAAVLSPPSVAGLRLAPSPRRARVAFRAAPARRSVAARAELSASLVISLSTGVSLFLGRFVFFNFQRENVAKQVPAQNGKTHFDAGDERAKEFSALLKSNDPVGFNLVDVLAWGSLGHIVAYYILATSSNGYDPNFF; this is encoded by the coding sequence ATGGCCTCATCGACGACCGCCGCCGTGCTGTCCCCGCCGTCCGTGGCCGGGCTCCGCCTGGCGCCGTCTCCCCGCCGGGCGCGCGTGGCGTTCCGCGCGGCGCCGGCGAGGCGGTCCGTGGCGGCGCGCGCGGAGCTGAGCGCGTCGCTGGTGATCAGCCTGAGCACGGGCGTGTCGCTCTTCCTGGGCCGCTTCGTCTTCTTCAACTTCCAGCGGGAGAACGTGGCGAAGCAGGTGCCCGCGCAGAACGGCAAGACGCACTTCGACGCCGGCGACGAGCGCGCCAAGGAGTTCTCGGCCCTGCTCAAGTCCAACGACCCCGTGGGCTTCAACCTCGTCGACGTCCTCGCCTGGGGCTCGCTCGGCCACATCGTCGCCTACTACATCCTCGCCACCTCCAGCAACGGATACGACCCCAACTTCTTCTGA